In the Pseudolabrys taiwanensis genome, one interval contains:
- a CDS encoding ABC transporter substrate-binding protein yields MAKLNLSVAVGPYDRTRALIDGTVKIDGVEPVCMTLPPEEIFFRALRHTEFDICELSLSSFTLKTSQGGGPYVGVPCFVSRAFRHNAIWVRTDRIKKPQDLKGKKVGLPEWQLTANVWARAVLEDDFGVKSSDIQWVRGGIASADRPEKIKVSLPPGVQMEDAPAGKSISALLAEGAIDGFIAPRAPALPRNTPNVGYLFPDPIVAAQDYFKRTGIFPIMHLVGVRRTIVEQHPWLPAAVFKAFSQAKDVALEALEDASASKVTLPFMEERVAEARATMGDDFWSYGLEANRKTLENFLKHHHAQGLSSRLVKPEELFHPGTHEQFKI; encoded by the coding sequence ATGGCCAAACTGAACCTCTCCGTCGCGGTCGGTCCTTACGATCGCACGCGGGCGCTGATCGATGGCACCGTTAAGATCGACGGGGTCGAGCCTGTCTGCATGACGCTGCCGCCGGAGGAAATCTTCTTTCGCGCGCTGCGTCACACCGAGTTCGACATCTGCGAATTGTCGCTGTCGAGTTTCACCCTGAAGACGTCGCAGGGCGGGGGGCCTTACGTCGGCGTGCCGTGCTTCGTGTCACGCGCGTTCCGCCACAATGCCATCTGGGTGCGCACCGACCGCATCAAGAAGCCGCAGGACCTCAAGGGCAAGAAGGTCGGCCTGCCTGAATGGCAGCTCACGGCGAACGTCTGGGCTCGCGCCGTCCTCGAGGACGATTTCGGCGTGAAGTCGTCCGACATCCAGTGGGTGCGGGGCGGCATCGCCAGTGCCGACCGTCCGGAGAAGATCAAGGTTTCGCTGCCGCCGGGCGTGCAGATGGAAGACGCGCCGGCCGGCAAGTCGATCTCGGCGCTGCTCGCGGAAGGTGCCATCGACGGCTTCATCGCGCCGCGCGCGCCGGCATTGCCGCGCAACACGCCGAATGTCGGTTATCTGTTTCCCGATCCGATCGTCGCGGCGCAGGACTATTTCAAGCGCACAGGCATCTTCCCGATCATGCATTTGGTCGGCGTGCGCCGCACCATCGTCGAGCAGCATCCGTGGCTGCCGGCGGCGGTGTTCAAGGCCTTCTCGCAGGCCAAGGATGTGGCGCTGGAGGCGCTGGAGGACGCGTCCGCCAGCAAGGTGACCTTGCCGTTCATGGAGGAGCGCGTCGCCGAAGCGCGCGCCACGATGGGCGACGACTTCTGGTCGTATGGCCTGGAGGCGAACCGCAAGACGCTCGAGAACTTCCTCAAGCACCATCATGCGCAAGGTTTGTCCTCGCGCCTCGTCAAGCCGGAGGAACTGTTCCATCCCGGCACGCACGAGCAGTTCAAGATTTGA
- a CDS encoding ArsR/SmtB family transcription factor, whose translation MTLQLESRERPHDFDRMVGNAKRASDFLKALAHESRLMILCFLAEGEKSVSELEDLLKLRQPTVSQQLARLRADGLVSTRREGKTIYYTLASEEAHIVIGAVYEVFCKKARKR comes from the coding sequence ATGACGTTGCAACTCGAGAGCCGCGAACGTCCGCACGACTTCGACCGCATGGTGGGCAATGCCAAGCGCGCCAGCGACTTCCTCAAGGCGCTCGCGCATGAAAGCCGGCTGATGATCCTCTGCTTCCTCGCCGAGGGCGAGAAGTCCGTGAGCGAACTGGAGGACTTGCTCAAGCTGCGGCAGCCGACCGTATCGCAACAACTAGCGCGGCTGCGCGCCGACGGTCTGGTGTCGACGCGACGCGAGGGTAAGACGATCTACTACACGCTCGCCAGCGAGGAAGCGCACATCGTGATCGGTGCGGTGTACGAAGTGTTCTGCAAGAAGGCGCGCAAGCGCTAG